A genomic segment from Spinacia oleracea cultivar Varoflay chromosome 3, BTI_SOV_V1, whole genome shotgun sequence encodes:
- the LOC130469816 gene encoding uncharacterized protein yields the protein MTSSGNIPIDGTRNDNDVNDGNGNHKSVLALGGMQERIEELRKDPIFGDTPGETSDNRMDLMRLIMSELLQGNRQKPRSEQEECSNMFKKFASHKPPTYDVKPDPTEFEEWISDMEKLFDATQCPEKWKVNYAVFYLKGQANLWWKSVKEIQNEPGFGWEKLKEAMREQFYPYSLQLQMESEFIKLSQGKKNVLEYAVKFNELARFAPDLVTTDRQRMNRFEGGLSIEIRDRLSSSRISTFQELYDRAINVERIIKLREETYGKRKGSFEENQPNNKKQNVNVSYQGGNNGNQSFNKNRGCAKCGRWNHTEKECRIGTRDCFKCGSKDHQIRDCPQIHREQGDRRNDENKGNGGTTNFNRNPPRGATSNGRVFLIQGKDDDANDNDDFATME from the coding sequence ATGACTTCAAGCGGAAATATTCCTATTGACGGCACTAGAAACGATAATGATGTTAACGATGGCAATGGTAATCACAAATCTGTATTAGCGCTGGGAGGAATGcaagaaagaattgaagaattgcGCAAGGATCCCATTTTCGGGGACACTCCAGGAGAAACAAGCGATAATCGAATGGATTTAATGAGATTGATAATGTCGGAACTTCTGCAAGGAAATCGTCAAAAGCCAAGGTCAGAGCAAGAAGAATGCTCCAACATGTTCAAGAAGTTCGCTTCTCATAAACCCCCTACCTATGATGTCAAGCCAGACCCTACTGAATTTGAGGAATGGATTAGCGATATGGAGAAGTTATTTGATGCAACTCAATGCCCCGAGAAATGGAAGGTCAACTATGCTGTCTTTTACTTGAAAGGACAAGCCAACCTGTGGTGGAAAAGTGTTAAAGAAATCCAAAATGAGCCTGGTTTTGGTTGGGAAAAACTGAAGGAAGCTATGCGGGAACAATTTTATCCCTATTCTCTGCAACTGCAAATGGAATCGGAATTTATCAAATTGAGTCAAGGAAAGAAGAATGTTCTGGAATATGCAGTGAAATTCAATGAGCTTGCTCGATTTGCCCCTGACCTGGTGACTACTGATAGGCAAAGGATGAATCGATTTGAAGGAGGATTAAGCATTGAGATCCGTGATCGTCTTTCGAGTTCTAGAATTTCCACTTTCCAAGAGTTGTACGATCGAGCAATTAACGTCGAAAGAATTATCAAGCTTCGAGAAGAAACATATGGAAAACGAAAAGGGAGCTTCGAAGAAAATCAACCGAACAATAAGAAACAAAATGTCAATGTCAGCTATCAAGGAGGGAATAACGGAAACCAAAGCTTCAACAAGAATCGTGGATGCGCCAAGTGTGGAAGATGGAACCATACTGAGAAAGAATGTCGAATTGGTACGCGagattgcttcaaatgtggtagCAAAGATCACCAAATCAGAGATTGTCCTCAAATACATCGAGAGCAAGGTGATAGGAGAAACGATGAAAACAAAGGAAATGGTGGCACTACAAATTTCAACCGTAATCCCCCACGTGGAGCAACTTCGAATGGAAGAGTGTTTTTAATCCAAGGAAAAGACgatgacgcaaatgacaatgaCGACTTCGCTACTATGGAGTAA
- the LOC130470411 gene encoding asparagine synthetase [glutamine-hydrolyzing] 2 isoform X2, with translation MKAISDDCERFIAFPSGHIYSSKQGGLDSSLVAAVASRYLEEMEGAYQWGSQLHSFCIGLEAAASLSGSCSLFFEERKHVKVFNNPRGRPFTFEEIDEVREMLANFITSDCL, from the exons ATGAAAGCGATAAGTGATGATTGTGAACGGTTCATCGCTTTTCCTTCTGGACATATATATTCAAGCAAACAAG GTGGATTAGATTCATCACTTGTTGCTGCTGTAGCTTCACGTTACTTGGAAGAAATGGAAGGAGCTTACCAATGGGGTTCACAGTTGCACTCCTTTTGCATTGGACTGGAG GCTGCTGCATCATTAAG TGGATCATGttctttgttttttgaagaaagaAAGCACGTCAAA GTATTCAATAATCCGAGGGGGCGGCCTTTCACCTTTGAGGAgatagatgaagttcgagaaatgttggcaaacttcattaccagtgattgtctttga
- the LOC130470411 gene encoding asparagine synthetase [glutamine-hydrolyzing] 2 isoform X1: MIVNGSSLFLLDIYIQANKYVLKRLMTDVPFGVLLSGGLDSSLVAAVASRYLEEMEGAYQWGSQLHSFCIGLEAAASLSGSCSLFFEERKHVKVFNNPRGRPFTFEEIDEVREMLANFITSDCL; the protein is encoded by the exons ATGATTGTGAACGGTTCATCGCTTTTCCTTCTGGACATATATATTCAAGCAAACAAG TATGTACTTAAGAGATTAATGACAGATGTCCCATTTGGTGTACTTCTGTCAGGTGGATTAGATTCATCACTTGTTGCTGCTGTAGCTTCACGTTACTTGGAAGAAATGGAAGGAGCTTACCAATGGGGTTCACAGTTGCACTCCTTTTGCATTGGACTGGAG GCTGCTGCATCATTAAG TGGATCATGttctttgttttttgaagaaagaAAGCACGTCAAA GTATTCAATAATCCGAGGGGGCGGCCTTTCACCTTTGAGGAgatagatgaagttcgagaaatgttggcaaacttcattaccagtgattgtctttga
- the LOC130470411 gene encoding asparagine synthetase [glutamine-hydrolyzing] 2 isoform X3 translates to MIVNGSSLFLLDIYIQANKYVLKRLMTDVPFGVLLSGGLDSSLVAAVASRYLEEMEGAYQWGSQLHSFCIGLEAAASLSGSCSLFFEERKHVKVSIQ, encoded by the exons ATGATTGTGAACGGTTCATCGCTTTTCCTTCTGGACATATATATTCAAGCAAACAAG TATGTACTTAAGAGATTAATGACAGATGTCCCATTTGGTGTACTTCTGTCAGGTGGATTAGATTCATCACTTGTTGCTGCTGTAGCTTCACGTTACTTGGAAGAAATGGAAGGAGCTTACCAATGGGGTTCACAGTTGCACTCCTTTTGCATTGGACTGGAG GCTGCTGCATCATTAAG TGGATCATGttctttgttttttgaagaaagaAAGCACGTCAAAGTAA GTATTCAATAA
- the LOC110795296 gene encoding inorganic pyrophosphatase TTM2, with protein MAEDSSHHHKKAGLLKDQVRLVKRKEDNSRYEIIPIKASLSFEKGFFVVIRACQLLAQNNDGITLVGLAGPSGAGKTVFTEKILNFMPTIAVISMDNYNDATRIVDGNFDDPRLTDYDTLLQNINDLKAGNPAQVPIYDFKTSSRVGYRTVEAPSSRIVIIEGIYALSEKLRPLVDLRVSVTGGVHNDLVKRVLRDIQRAGQEPEEIIQQISETVYPMYKAFIEPDLETAHIKIVNKFNPFTGFENATFILKSLKPIKEDLIKAVLSENLKEAVEQTYDIYLLPPGEDPESCQSYLRMRNKDGKYNLMFEEVLKESPFIISPRITFEVSVRLLGGLMALGYTIAAILKRNSHVFSDGRVTVKIDWLEQLNRQYIQVQGRDRLHVRSVAEQLGLEGSYIPRTYIEQIQLEKLVKEVMALPEDLKTKLSLDDDWVSSPQEALSRASADRIAWRHKNLKSGMSRSYSNQRDKNVSKYDASSRRYDERNSELVATLGNKGVATQLSDQISTLNDRMDEFTSRIEELSSKLMVKKLSPSQQNMILQSETCNGSVPTSYFVSGLSNGSLTGSLLPSISSSSQLNKESPLTEELQGIARGQRQIMHQLDNLCTLFRENMGEREKSRRGRNGGKRNIVADVEPVNLSVLLVCTVAFGGLGIALYKGFWTRN; from the exons ATGGCTGAGGATAGTTCACATCATCATAAAAAGGCAGGGTTGTTGAAGGATCAAGTTCGATTAGTTAAGAGAAAAGAAGATAATAGCCGTTATGAGATTATCCCAATCAAGGCATCATTATCATTTGAGAAAGGATTCTTTGTAGTGATTCGTGCTTGTCAATTGTTGGCTCAAAATAATGATGGGATTACATTGGTAGGATTAGCTGGTCCATCTGGTGCAGGAAAAACTGTATTTACTGAGAAAATCCTCAATTTCATGCCAACCATTGCTGTTATATCAATGGACAATTACAATGATGCTACTAGAATTGTTGATGGCAATTTTGATGATCCACGTTTGACAGATTATGATACATTGCTTCAGAATATTAATGACCTTAAGGCTGGAAACCCCGCCCAGGTTCCCATTTATGATTTCAAAACCAGCTCCCGTGTAGGATACAG GACAGTTGAAGCTCCCAGCTCTCGTATTGTAATAATTGAGGGTATCTATGCTTTGAGTGAAAAACTGCGCCCTTTAGTAGATCTTCGGGTGTCTGTGACCGGTGGAGTTCACAATGACCTTGTTAAACGAGTTTTGAGAGATATACAACGTGCTGGCCAAGAACCGGAGGAGATCATCCAGCAAATATCTGAAACT GTTTATCCAATGTACAAGGCCTTCATCGAGCCAGATTTAGAAACAGCTCATATAAAGATAGTAAACAAATTCAATCCATTTACTGGATTTGAGAATGCTACCTTTATCTTAAAG TCGTTGAAGCCTATTAAAGAAGACCTTATTAAAGCTGTTTTGTCCGAGAATCTAAAGGAAGCTGTGGAGCAGACCTACGATATATATCTTTTACCACCTGGCGAAGATCCAGAATCATGCCAATCATATCTCAGGATGAGAAATAAAGATGGAAAGTACAATCTTATGTTTGAG GAAGTATTAAAAGAAAGTCCGTTCATCATATCACCCAGGATAACTTTTGAAGTCAGTGTGCGTCTTCTTGGTGGGCTCATGGCCTTGGGATATACAATTGCAGCTATCCTCAAAAGAAACAGCCATGTGTTCTCAGATGGTAGGGTTACTGTAAAGATTGATTGGTTGGAGCAGCTCAATCGTCAATATATCCAG GTGCAAGGAAGAGATCGTTTGCATGTAAGATCTGTTGCTGAGCAGCTAGGATTGGAAGGGTCCTACATACCTCGCACTTACATTGAGCAAATTCAACTGGAAAAGCTTGTGAAAGAAGTCATG GCACTGCCAGAGGACTTGAAGACAAAGCTCAGCCTTGATGATGATTGGGTTTCTAGTCCCCAAGAAGCCCTATCTAGAGCATCTGCTGATAGAATTGCTTGGAGACACAAGAATCTAAAGAG TGGTATGTCGCGTTCGTACTCTAACCAAAGAGACAAGAATGTTTCCAAGTATGATGCCAGTAGCAGGAGATATGATGAGAGAAATTCTGAATTAGTAGCAACTTTGGGGAATAAG GGGGTTGCTACACAACTGTCAGATCAGATATCAACATTAAATGATCGGATGGATGAATTTACATCAAGGATTGAAGAGCTGAGCTCTAAATTGATGGTGAAGAAATTATCTCCCAGCCAGCAAAATATGATTCTGCAATCTGAAACCTGCAATGGGTCTGTCCCAACATCTTATTTTGTATCTGGCTTGAGCAATGGCTCGTTGACTGGCTCTCTTCTGCCAAGTATCTCGTCATCCTCCCAGTTGAATAAGGAGTCACCTTTAACGGAGGAG CTACAAGGAATAGCACGAGGGCAGCGTCAAATTATGCATCAATTGGACAATCTTTGCACACTTTTTCGAGAGAACATGGGGGAGAGGGAGAAGTCTCGTCGAGGAAGAAATGGAGGGAAAAGAAACATTGTAGCTGATGTTGAACCCGTCAACCTTTCTGTACTTCTGGTGTGTACAGTGGCTTTTGGTGGACTAGGAATTGCCCTTTACAAGGGTTTTTGGACTCGAAACTGA